A single window of Dermacentor albipictus isolate Rhodes 1998 colony chromosome 1, USDA_Dalb.pri_finalv2, whole genome shotgun sequence DNA harbors:
- the LOC135906612 gene encoding transcription factor SOX-18-like — MLVADGKRRSVAAENPNENNQRVSSRPGKLWRSLSVADKEPRQRKAAAAAAVHRRKYPGYVYNPREAKRCKRQARRTKATARKLKNGTSRDKQKQPSISTAVAQGRGSPEFQQQQHPPPPLPPQGNQPRATSAARGSNSGAGQAMPLPRLSATRTATASARSAARPYSVHRFPGPLPPSARGANRENAVPTDQLTAARAFKQRETQNDVTTLDNQRHPRSWATNATRLRARRRSTRAESGRPKALQTAPQAKVSHRRRLLAAPQYSTASTRLPGVRRQLQKNGYRLQKIVPSFSAL; from the coding sequence ATGCTGGTCGCAGACGGAAAGAGGCGATCGGTGGCCGCTGAGAACCCGAACGAGAACAACCAGCGTGTGAGCAGCCGCCCGGGCAAGCTGTGGCGTTCTCTCAGCGTCGCCGACAAGGAGCCTCGCCAGCGCAAGGCGGCCGCAGCTGCCGCCGTCCACAGAAGGAAGTATCCGGGATACGTGTACAATCCGCGTGAGGCCAAGCGGTGCAAGAGGCAGGCGCGCAGGACCAAGGCGACTGCCAGAAAGCTGAAGAATGGCACTTCCAGGGACAAGCAGAAGCAGCCGAGCATTTCCACGGCCGTGGCCCAGGGTCGAGGCTCCCCGGAGTTCCAGCAGCAGCAACATCcgccgccgccgttgccgccGCAAGGGAATCAGCCACGCGCAACCAGCGCTGCCCGGGGCAGCAATTCGGGCGCTGGTCAGGCAATGCCTCTCCCTAGGCTGTCGGCCACTCGCACGGCCACGGcgtcggctcgctcggctgcgcgGCCCTACAGCGTGCACCGGTTCCCCGGTCCTCTGCCACCATCAGCGCGAGGGGCCAACAGAGAAAACGCCGTGCCCACCGATCAGTTGACGGCTGCTCGTGCATTCAAACAGCGTGAAACGCAGAATGACGTAACAACGCTTGATAATCAGCGACACCCCCGCTCCTGGGCGACGAATGCGACTCGTCTGCGGGCACGTCGTCGTTCGACCAGGGCGGAATCCGGGAGACCCAAGGCTCTGCAGACGGCGCCCCAGGCCAAGGTCAGCCATCGTCGTCGGCTGCTGGCTGCACCACAGTATAGCACCGCAAGCACGCGCCTGCCAGGCGTTCGGCGCCAGCTACAAAAGAACGGGTATCGGCTGCAGAAGATTGTGCCGTCCTTTTCCGCATTGTAG
- the LOC139056366 gene encoding uncharacterized protein, protein MLFAREKKRSVAAENENNQRVSSRPGKLWGSLSVADKEPRQRKVVAAAAVHRRKYPGYVYNPREAQRCKRQARRAKAIASKLKNGTSGDEQQQPWISTAVAQSRGTPEFQQQQHPPPPPQSKEQRATSAARGSDSGAGQRMPLGRRPLSRHRLARLRVPATCTGSQVLCHHQSVRRTENTPCPPLTQRQLAHFKQPETPNTLTVLDNQLYPTVLDDDSSAGTWSFDQGGIRETQGFADGAPGQGQPSSSASGCTAA, encoded by the coding sequence ATGCTGTTCGCGCGTGAAAAGAAGCGATCGGTGGCCGCCGAGAACGAGAACAACCAGCGCGTGAGCAGCCGCCCGGGCAAGCTGTGGGGTTCTCTCAGCGTCGCCGACAAGGAGCCTCGCCAGCGCAAGGTGGTCGCAGCTGCCGCCGTCCACAGAAGGAAGTATCCGGGATACGTGTACAATCCGCGTGAGGCCCAGCGGTGCAAGAGGCAGGCGCGCAGGGCCAAGGCGATTGCCAGCAAGCTCAAGAATGGCACTTCCggggacgagcagcagcagccgtggatTTCCACGGCCGTGGCCCAGAGTCGAGGCACGCCGGAGTTCCAGCAGCAGCAacatccgccgccgccgccgcaaagcAAGGAACAACGTGCAACCAGCGCTGCCCGTGGCAGCGATTCGGGCGCTGGTCAGAGAATGCCGCTTGGGCGTCGGCCACTGTCGCGGCATCGGCTCGCTCGGCTTCGCGTCCCTGCAACGTGCACCGGTTCCCAGGTCCTCTGCCACCACCAAAGCGTGCGCCGAACAGAGAACACGCCATGCCCACCACTCACTCAACGGCAGCTCGCTCATTTCAAACAGCCTGAAACACCGAATACCCTAACAGTACTTGATAATCAGCTATACCCTACGGTCCTGGACGACGACTCGTCTGCGGGTACGTGGTCGTTCGACCAGGGTGGAATCAGGGAGACACAAGGCTTTGCAGACGGCGCCCCAGGCCAAGGTCAACCGTCTTCGTCGGCTTCTGGCTGCACAGCTGCTTAG